GTTTGGATTCAGACAGTCTCAACTCTCACGGTTTGGGTTCTTCAGGTGAACAATGCAGCCATTGGTGGAACCACCATCGACCCTGAAAGGTTACAAGAGCTCCAAAAGCAGAATCCTGAGGCAAGCCTGCTTCCGGCAAATAGATTGGAAGTTTCCCTgcattttggaaaaaaaagtgCATTTGACGAGATATGCTGGATTAACTTGTTTCTGCAGGAAGATTTAAGAACTTTTGTGGATGGTTATTTGGGAAGCCTGCAACAAAGTTATGAGCTGGCCAAGGAGTGCCTGGACGTGAATTTCAACGGCACAAGGGACGTTACAGACTGCCTGATCCCCCTCCTCCTGCTGTCCAAGTCAGGAAGGGTTGTGAATATCACTTCACAAGTTGCGCAGCTTAAGGTTAGCTTTAAGCCTTTAACCACCAAAACAGTTGTACTCTTAAGTCTCGATATGTGCAGCAAGATTCAAGTTTCAAAGACTATCTGTGCAAAAATTGCACCTAATATAAGCTGGCAAACCAGACAATGAAAAGTTCACAAAAATGAAGTTTgtgtaaaaaaatttgaaaaaattcATATCACAATAATCCTGTTATTAGCTCCtccaggatttttttttgaaaaggagcaggagcactgccaaatcatgttagaagaagaagaaagccgAGTCTTACATAAGTTCTATTACATAAATAACAAGAGAACACTCTGAACGTCACAGGAACTATCATTAGGAACGTTATGACGTTATGCTTTCCTTTTTCCCAGTTCATGTCAAACGAGGGGGTGATAAAGGTGCTGAGCGACATCGACAACCTGACGGATGAGAAGCTCGACGTGGTCGCCGGCGCTTTCCTGTCGGACTTCAAGGACGGCAGCCTGGCCGCCCGCGGGTGGCTGCCGGTGGCGTCGGCCTACGCGGCGTCCAAGGCGCTGGTGAACGCCCGCGCGAGGCTGCTCGCCAGGCGGCACCCCTCGCTGGCGGTGTGCTGCGTCAACCCGGGCTTCGTGAGGACCGGCATGAACCACGGCATGGGCCTGGCctccgcggcggagggggcCGGGCCGCCCGTCGCGCTCGCCCTGCGGGACAAGCCCGCCGACTCCGGGCTCAACTTCGAGCTGTTCGATGCGTGCGAGTTCTGAGCGAGAGCTGCTGCTGGCATTTTGGGCCGTGACACTGACACGCTGCTGTTTCTGAATAAAACACGATCTGATCCTTTCAGAGAAAATATACGATTCGAGATTCAGAGTTCAGAATTCAGATAGTTTCATACTCTGTCAGTCTGTCTGATGTAAAGAGACAAGACGGAAAAAAAACGTGTTTGAGGTCGAGCGGAACGCCCGAACCTGTCGTGTAAACAGAGGTGGATCTGAAGCTTCGAATCTTCAGTTGGTTCCTGATATCGTAAAGCAGTGGCATCGCTTGTTAGTTGTTGTTAGCCGATCAGGCGATCAATGTGCTAGCTGCTTGGAGTCGGAGCTTTCCCCGTGCTGGCCACGTGCTGGTTACCACGGCGGTGCTGATTGCCGGATTGCCGGCGGTGCTGGttgcgcggcgccgcggcgagaGACCAGGCCGGCCGCAGAGTCACGGCATTGGGCGTGGGGCGCCGGGCCGTCTCGGATTTTGAGTGGGCC
This window of the Panicum virgatum strain AP13 chromosome 1K, P.virgatum_v5, whole genome shotgun sequence genome carries:
- the LOC120655600 gene encoding salutaridine reductase-like translates to MATRVAVVTGGNRGIGLEICRQLASSGVLVVLTARDEDKGLRAVEELQSSGLPGVIFHQLDVADRSSIARLAEFVKTKFGKLDILVNNAAIGGTTIDPERLQELQKQNPEEDLRTFVDGYLGSLQQSYELAKECLDVNFNGTRDVTDCLIPLLLLSKSGRVVNITSQVAQLKFMSNEGVIKVLSDIDNLTDEKLDVVAGAFLSDFKDGSLAARGWLPVASAYAASKALVNARARLLARRHPSLAVCCVNPGFVRTGMNHGMGLASAAEGAGPPVALALRDKPADSGLNFELFDACEF